The following are encoded together in the Coffea arabica cultivar ET-39 chromosome 1c, Coffea Arabica ET-39 HiFi, whole genome shotgun sequence genome:
- the LOC113689199 gene encoding uncharacterized protein isoform X1 → MAAMGALTSGLQQLQLKTCQLFGTSDLHHFDNILPKKRAFVLSLCKYLALKPLVIEAKANAKTESAKTRNNRLRKKFNGTATKPRLSVFCSDKQLYAMVVDDQNKRCLFYGSTLQKSIRQDLSCTTIEAAQRVGEELVKVCIDLDINEISSYDRNGLARGDRMQAFEIAISRHGFLPR, encoded by the exons ATGGCGGCAATGGGTGCATTAACTTCCGGGTTGCAGCAGCTGCAGTTGAAGACTTGTCAGCTCTTTGGAACTTCTGATCTGCATCACTTTGATAACATCCTTCCCAAGAAACGAGCTT TTGTCTTATCACTTTGTAAATATCTAGCTCTGAAGCCATTGGTGATTGAAGCAAAGGCCAATGCGAAGACTGAGAGTGCAAAAACCCGAAACAATAGATTGAGAAAAAAG TTTAATGGCACAGCAACAAAACCAAGGCTATCAGTTTTCTGTTCAGATAAGCAGCTATATGCTATGGTAGTAGATGATCAGAACAAAAGGTGTTTGTTCTACGGCAGCACTCTACAGAAATCAATTCGCCAGGATCTATCTTGCACCACCATT GAAGCAGCTCAACGTGTTGGTGAAGAGCTCGTCAAGGTGTGCATCGATCTTGACATAAATGAAATTTCATCATATGATCGCAATGGTCTTGCAAGAGGAGATAGAATGCAGGCATTTGAGATTGCCATTTCTCGTCATGGGTTCTTGCCACGATAA
- the LOC113689199 gene encoding uncharacterized protein isoform X2, with protein sequence MAAMGALTSGLQQLQLKTCQLFGTSDLHHFDNILPKKRASLKPLVIEAKANAKTESAKTRNNRLRKKFNGTATKPRLSVFCSDKQLYAMVVDDQNKRCLFYGSTLQKSIRQDLSCTTIEAAQRVGEELVKVCIDLDINEISSYDRNGLARGDRMQAFEIAISRHGFLPR encoded by the exons ATGGCGGCAATGGGTGCATTAACTTCCGGGTTGCAGCAGCTGCAGTTGAAGACTTGTCAGCTCTTTGGAACTTCTGATCTGCATCACTTTGATAACATCCTTCCCAAGAAACGAGCTT CTCTGAAGCCATTGGTGATTGAAGCAAAGGCCAATGCGAAGACTGAGAGTGCAAAAACCCGAAACAATAGATTGAGAAAAAAG TTTAATGGCACAGCAACAAAACCAAGGCTATCAGTTTTCTGTTCAGATAAGCAGCTATATGCTATGGTAGTAGATGATCAGAACAAAAGGTGTTTGTTCTACGGCAGCACTCTACAGAAATCAATTCGCCAGGATCTATCTTGCACCACCATT GAAGCAGCTCAACGTGTTGGTGAAGAGCTCGTCAAGGTGTGCATCGATCTTGACATAAATGAAATTTCATCATATGATCGCAATGGTCTTGCAAGAGGAGATAGAATGCAGGCATTTGAGATTGCCATTTCTCGTCATGGGTTCTTGCCACGATAA